One segment of Ipomoea triloba cultivar NCNSP0323 chromosome 12, ASM357664v1 DNA contains the following:
- the LOC116000066 gene encoding uncharacterized protein LOC116000066 isoform X2 → MADANTNAADASSSREDGAVKAVNKRYEGLVAIRTKAIKGKGAWYWTHLEPILIRSPETNLPKAVKLKCNLCDAAFSASNPSRTATEHLKRGTCPNFSAVLRPISQLPPLTSPTSQNYRKRSSKQAGVASSSSYPVGLVDSPRFCNETTTYSSPQTQTPLPMTLTHQPVVLSGGKEDLGALAMLEDSVKKLKSQRPSPGPSLKKEQVDSAFNLLAEWFYESCGSVSFSCLEHPKFKAFLNQVGLPAVSKKEFSGANLDSKFEQARMESEARIKDAAFFQVASDGWKSGNCGYGEDSVIKFMVNLPNASRVFHKAVYKGGLVPSQYAEEVLWETIEGMCGNAVTRCVGIVADRYKAKALRNLEIRHSWMVNLSCLFQGFMSLIKDFSRELPVFKIVTDSCIKIANLFNSKSQVRNHLLKFRSHGVELAGLIRVPSPRCDMSKNFGPFVAMLEDVRSYARILQLVVMDDSFKTVCLENPVAREVAEMVQDIGFWNNVEAVHSLVKLIMEMAKEIEAERPLIGQCLPLWEALRSKIKDWCAKFSIAEEPVEKIVERRYKKNYHPAWSAAFVLDPLYLIRDVSGKYLPPFKCLSHEQEKDVDKLITRLVSREEAPVALMELMKWRSEGLDPLYAQAVQVKQRDPVTGRMKVANPQSSRLVWETCLKEFKSLGKVAVRLLFLHATSCGVKCNWSFMRWICLQGHSRAGLDRAQRMIFIAAHAKLERGDIYSEEEKDAEVFATASGDDDMLNEVYVDAPSVEIIRIRRLL, encoded by the exons ATGGCTGACGCCAACACGAACGCGGCTGACGCCTCGTCATCACGGGAAGACGGGGCGGTGAAGGCGGTGAACAAGCGGTATGAAGGTCTGGTGGCGATTCGTACCAAGGCAATAAAGGGGAAAGGAGCTTGGTATTGGACTCATCTTGAGCCCATTTTGATTCGGAGCCCGGAAACTAACCTCCCAAAAGCTGTGAAGCTCAAGTGCAATCTCTGCGACGCTGCGTTTTCGGCTTCGAACCCGTCGCGGACCGCCACGGAGCATCTCAAGAGAGGCACGTGCCCGAATTTCAGCGCGGTCTTGAGGCCCATTTCTCAATTGCCGCCTTTAACTTCTCCCACATCGCAGAATTACCGGAAGCGGAGCTCAAAGCAAGCCGGAGTGGCGTCTTCAAGTTCATACCCCGTAGGGCTAGTGGATTCTCCGCGTTTTTGTAATGAAACAACGACTTATTCATCACCACAGACACAAACTCCGCTCCCTATGACTCTGACTCACCAGCCGGTGGTGTTGTCCGGCGGAAAAGAGGATTTGGGCGCGTTAGCAATGCTGGAAGATAGCGTGAAGAAGCTTAAAAGCCAGAGACCTTCGCCCGGTCCATCTCTAAAAAAGGAACAGGTCGATTCAGCTTTCAATTTGCTAGCTGAGTGGTTCTACGAATCCTGCGGCTCCGTTTCGTTCTCGTGCCTCGAGCATCCAAAGTTCAAAGCTTTCTTGAACCAGGTGGGGTTACCCGCGGTCTCAAAGAAGGAATTTTCCGGGGCTAATCTTGATTCCAAGTTTGAGCAAGCAAGAATGGAGTCAGAAGCTAGAATTAAGGATGCTGCATTTTTCCAGGTGGCTTCTGATGGATGGAAGAGTGGTAATTGTGGGTATGGGGAAGATAGTGTTATTAAGTTTATGGTCAATCTTCCAAATGCCTCTCGGGTGTTTCATAAGGCAGTGTACAAGGGTGGCTTAGTGCCATCACAATATGCAGAGGAGGTTCTGTGGGAAACCATAGAAGGGATGTGTGGGAATGCTGTTACCAGATGTGTAGGAATAGTTGCAGATAGATATAAAGCCAAGGCATTGAGGAATTTAGAGATACGCCACAGTTGGATGGTCAATTTATCTTGTCTATTTCAAGGGTTTATGAGTTTGATTAAAGATTTTAGTAGGGAGCTTCCGGTTTTCAAAATTGTAACAGATAGTTGTATCAAGATTGCCAATCTTTTCAATAGCAAGTCTCAGGTAAGAAACCATTTGCTCAAGTTTAGGTCTCATGGGGTTGAGCTTGCTGGGTTGATTAGAGTTCCTTCGCCTCGCTGTGATATGTCTAAAAACTTTGGCCCTTTTGTTGCTATGTTAGAGGACGTGAGGAGCTATGCTCGGATACTGCAATTAGTCGTCATGGACGATTCGTTCAAAACAGTGTGTTTGGAGAATCCTGTTGCTCGAGAAGTTGCAGAGATGGTGCAAGATATTGGGTTCTGGAATAACGTGGAGGCTGTTCATTCGCTAGTAAAGCTGATCATGGAGATGGCTAAAGAAATTGAGGCTGAGAGGCCATTGATCGGGCAATGCCTTCCTCTCTGGGAGGCTTTGAgatcaaaaataaaagattggtGTGCAAAATTTAGCATTGCTGAGGAACCGGTTGAAAAGATAGTCGAGAGGCGGTACAAGAAAAATTATCACCCAGCATGGTCAGCTGCATTCGTACTTGATCCATTATACTTGATAAGAGATGTGAGCGGGAAATATCTTCCACCGTTTAAATGCTTGTCACATGAGCAAGAAAAGGACGTGGACAAACTCATAACACGGCTGGTCTCGAGGGAGGAAGCTCCTGTTGCATTGATGGAGCTTATGAAATGGAGATCTGAAGGGTTGGACCCACTCTATGCTCAGGCTGTTCAGGTGAAACAGCGGGATCCAGTGACAGGCAGAATGAAAGTCGCGAACCCTCAGAGCAGTAGACTTGTCTGGGAAACTTGCTTGAAAGAGTTTAAGTCACTGGGCAAAGTCGCTGTGAGGCTTCTCTTTCTTCACGCAACTTCGTGTGGGGTCAAGTGTAACTGGTCCTTCATGAGATGGATTTGCCTGCAAGGCCACTCCCGAGCTGGCCTGGACAGAGCTCAGAGGATGATCTTTATTGCAGCTCACGCAAAACTCGAGAGAGGTGACATTTATAGCGAAGAAGAGAAGGATGCAGAAGTGTTTGCAACGGCTAGCGGTGATGATGACATGCTCAATGAAGTATATGTTGATGCACCCTcagt GGAAATTATTCGAATACGAAGGCTTCTATAA
- the LOC116000066 gene encoding uncharacterized protein LOC116000066 isoform X3, whose amino-acid sequence MADANTNAADASSSREDGAVKAVNKRYEGLVAIRTKAIKGKGAWYWTHLEPILIRSPETNLPKAVKLKCNLCDAAFSASNPSRTATEHLKRGTCPNFSAVLRPISQLPPLTSPTSQNYRKRSSKQAGVASSSSYPVGLVDSPRFCNETTTYSSPQTQTPLPMTLTHQPVVLSGGKEDLGALAMLEDSVKKLKSQRPSPGPSLKKEQVDSAFNLLAEWFYESCGSVSFSCLEHPKFKAFLNQVGLPAVSKKEFSGANLDSKFEQARMESEARIKDAAFFQVASDGWKSGNCGYGEDSVIKFMVNLPNASRVFHKAVYKGGLVPSQYAEEVLWETIEGMCGNAVTRCVGIVADRYKAKALRNLEIRHSWMVNLSCLFQGFMSLIKDFSRELPVFKIVTDSCIKIANLFNSKSQVRNHLLKFRSHGVELAGLIRVPSPRCDMSKNFGPFVAMLEDVRSYARILQLVVMDDSFKTVCLENPVAREVAEMVQDIGFWNNVEAVHSLVKLIMEMAKEIEAERPLIGQCLPLWEALRSKIKDWCAKFSIAEEPVEKIVERRYKKNYHPAWSAAFVLDPLYLIRDVSGKYLPPFKCLSHEQEKDVDKLITRLVSREEAPVALMELMKWRSEGLDPLYAQAVQVKQRDPVTGRMKVANPQSSRLVWETCLKEFKSLGKVAVRLLFLHATSCGVKCNWSFMRWICLQGHSRAGLDRAQRMIFIAAHAKLERGDIYSEEEKDAEVFATASGDDDMLNEVYVDAPSV is encoded by the coding sequence ATGGCTGACGCCAACACGAACGCGGCTGACGCCTCGTCATCACGGGAAGACGGGGCGGTGAAGGCGGTGAACAAGCGGTATGAAGGTCTGGTGGCGATTCGTACCAAGGCAATAAAGGGGAAAGGAGCTTGGTATTGGACTCATCTTGAGCCCATTTTGATTCGGAGCCCGGAAACTAACCTCCCAAAAGCTGTGAAGCTCAAGTGCAATCTCTGCGACGCTGCGTTTTCGGCTTCGAACCCGTCGCGGACCGCCACGGAGCATCTCAAGAGAGGCACGTGCCCGAATTTCAGCGCGGTCTTGAGGCCCATTTCTCAATTGCCGCCTTTAACTTCTCCCACATCGCAGAATTACCGGAAGCGGAGCTCAAAGCAAGCCGGAGTGGCGTCTTCAAGTTCATACCCCGTAGGGCTAGTGGATTCTCCGCGTTTTTGTAATGAAACAACGACTTATTCATCACCACAGACACAAACTCCGCTCCCTATGACTCTGACTCACCAGCCGGTGGTGTTGTCCGGCGGAAAAGAGGATTTGGGCGCGTTAGCAATGCTGGAAGATAGCGTGAAGAAGCTTAAAAGCCAGAGACCTTCGCCCGGTCCATCTCTAAAAAAGGAACAGGTCGATTCAGCTTTCAATTTGCTAGCTGAGTGGTTCTACGAATCCTGCGGCTCCGTTTCGTTCTCGTGCCTCGAGCATCCAAAGTTCAAAGCTTTCTTGAACCAGGTGGGGTTACCCGCGGTCTCAAAGAAGGAATTTTCCGGGGCTAATCTTGATTCCAAGTTTGAGCAAGCAAGAATGGAGTCAGAAGCTAGAATTAAGGATGCTGCATTTTTCCAGGTGGCTTCTGATGGATGGAAGAGTGGTAATTGTGGGTATGGGGAAGATAGTGTTATTAAGTTTATGGTCAATCTTCCAAATGCCTCTCGGGTGTTTCATAAGGCAGTGTACAAGGGTGGCTTAGTGCCATCACAATATGCAGAGGAGGTTCTGTGGGAAACCATAGAAGGGATGTGTGGGAATGCTGTTACCAGATGTGTAGGAATAGTTGCAGATAGATATAAAGCCAAGGCATTGAGGAATTTAGAGATACGCCACAGTTGGATGGTCAATTTATCTTGTCTATTTCAAGGGTTTATGAGTTTGATTAAAGATTTTAGTAGGGAGCTTCCGGTTTTCAAAATTGTAACAGATAGTTGTATCAAGATTGCCAATCTTTTCAATAGCAAGTCTCAGGTAAGAAACCATTTGCTCAAGTTTAGGTCTCATGGGGTTGAGCTTGCTGGGTTGATTAGAGTTCCTTCGCCTCGCTGTGATATGTCTAAAAACTTTGGCCCTTTTGTTGCTATGTTAGAGGACGTGAGGAGCTATGCTCGGATACTGCAATTAGTCGTCATGGACGATTCGTTCAAAACAGTGTGTTTGGAGAATCCTGTTGCTCGAGAAGTTGCAGAGATGGTGCAAGATATTGGGTTCTGGAATAACGTGGAGGCTGTTCATTCGCTAGTAAAGCTGATCATGGAGATGGCTAAAGAAATTGAGGCTGAGAGGCCATTGATCGGGCAATGCCTTCCTCTCTGGGAGGCTTTGAgatcaaaaataaaagattggtGTGCAAAATTTAGCATTGCTGAGGAACCGGTTGAAAAGATAGTCGAGAGGCGGTACAAGAAAAATTATCACCCAGCATGGTCAGCTGCATTCGTACTTGATCCATTATACTTGATAAGAGATGTGAGCGGGAAATATCTTCCACCGTTTAAATGCTTGTCACATGAGCAAGAAAAGGACGTGGACAAACTCATAACACGGCTGGTCTCGAGGGAGGAAGCTCCTGTTGCATTGATGGAGCTTATGAAATGGAGATCTGAAGGGTTGGACCCACTCTATGCTCAGGCTGTTCAGGTGAAACAGCGGGATCCAGTGACAGGCAGAATGAAAGTCGCGAACCCTCAGAGCAGTAGACTTGTCTGGGAAACTTGCTTGAAAGAGTTTAAGTCACTGGGCAAAGTCGCTGTGAGGCTTCTCTTTCTTCACGCAACTTCGTGTGGGGTCAAGTGTAACTGGTCCTTCATGAGATGGATTTGCCTGCAAGGCCACTCCCGAGCTGGCCTGGACAGAGCTCAGAGGATGATCTTTATTGCAGCTCACGCAAAACTCGAGAGAGGTGACATTTATAGCGAAGAAGAGAAGGATGCAGAAGTGTTTGCAACGGCTAGCGGTGATGATGACATGCTCAATGAAGTATATGTTGATGCACCCTcagtgtaa
- the LOC116000066 gene encoding uncharacterized protein LOC116000066 isoform X1, whose amino-acid sequence MADANTNAADASSSREDGAVKAVNKRYEGLVAIRTKAIKGKGAWYWTHLEPILIRSPETNLPKAVKLKCNLCDAAFSASNPSRTATEHLKRGTCPNFSAVLRPISQLPPLTSPTSQNYRKRSSKQAGVASSSSYPVGLVDSPRFCNETTTYSSPQTQTPLPMTLTHQPVVLSGGKEDLGALAMLEDSVKKLKSQRPSPGPSLKKEQVDSAFNLLAEWFYESCGSVSFSCLEHPKFKAFLNQVGLPAVSKKEFSGANLDSKFEQARMESEARIKDAAFFQVASDGWKSGNCGYGEDSVIKFMVNLPNASRVFHKAVYKGGLVPSQYAEEVLWETIEGMCGNAVTRCVGIVADRYKAKALRNLEIRHSWMVNLSCLFQGFMSLIKDFSRELPVFKIVTDSCIKIANLFNSKSQVRNHLLKFRSHGVELAGLIRVPSPRCDMSKNFGPFVAMLEDVRSYARILQLVVMDDSFKTVCLENPVAREVAEMVQDIGFWNNVEAVHSLVKLIMEMAKEIEAERPLIGQCLPLWEALRSKIKDWCAKFSIAEEPVEKIVERRYKKNYHPAWSAAFVLDPLYLIRDVSGKYLPPFKCLSHEQEKDVDKLITRLVSREEAPVALMELMKWRSEGLDPLYAQAVQVKQRDPVTGRMKVANPQSSRLVWETCLKEFKSLGKVAVRLLFLHATSCGVKCNWSFMRWICLQGHSRAGLDRAQRMIFIAAHAKLERGDIYSEEEKDAEVFATASGDDDMLNEGNYSNTKASITVTLGWLPVHNK is encoded by the exons ATGGCTGACGCCAACACGAACGCGGCTGACGCCTCGTCATCACGGGAAGACGGGGCGGTGAAGGCGGTGAACAAGCGGTATGAAGGTCTGGTGGCGATTCGTACCAAGGCAATAAAGGGGAAAGGAGCTTGGTATTGGACTCATCTTGAGCCCATTTTGATTCGGAGCCCGGAAACTAACCTCCCAAAAGCTGTGAAGCTCAAGTGCAATCTCTGCGACGCTGCGTTTTCGGCTTCGAACCCGTCGCGGACCGCCACGGAGCATCTCAAGAGAGGCACGTGCCCGAATTTCAGCGCGGTCTTGAGGCCCATTTCTCAATTGCCGCCTTTAACTTCTCCCACATCGCAGAATTACCGGAAGCGGAGCTCAAAGCAAGCCGGAGTGGCGTCTTCAAGTTCATACCCCGTAGGGCTAGTGGATTCTCCGCGTTTTTGTAATGAAACAACGACTTATTCATCACCACAGACACAAACTCCGCTCCCTATGACTCTGACTCACCAGCCGGTGGTGTTGTCCGGCGGAAAAGAGGATTTGGGCGCGTTAGCAATGCTGGAAGATAGCGTGAAGAAGCTTAAAAGCCAGAGACCTTCGCCCGGTCCATCTCTAAAAAAGGAACAGGTCGATTCAGCTTTCAATTTGCTAGCTGAGTGGTTCTACGAATCCTGCGGCTCCGTTTCGTTCTCGTGCCTCGAGCATCCAAAGTTCAAAGCTTTCTTGAACCAGGTGGGGTTACCCGCGGTCTCAAAGAAGGAATTTTCCGGGGCTAATCTTGATTCCAAGTTTGAGCAAGCAAGAATGGAGTCAGAAGCTAGAATTAAGGATGCTGCATTTTTCCAGGTGGCTTCTGATGGATGGAAGAGTGGTAATTGTGGGTATGGGGAAGATAGTGTTATTAAGTTTATGGTCAATCTTCCAAATGCCTCTCGGGTGTTTCATAAGGCAGTGTACAAGGGTGGCTTAGTGCCATCACAATATGCAGAGGAGGTTCTGTGGGAAACCATAGAAGGGATGTGTGGGAATGCTGTTACCAGATGTGTAGGAATAGTTGCAGATAGATATAAAGCCAAGGCATTGAGGAATTTAGAGATACGCCACAGTTGGATGGTCAATTTATCTTGTCTATTTCAAGGGTTTATGAGTTTGATTAAAGATTTTAGTAGGGAGCTTCCGGTTTTCAAAATTGTAACAGATAGTTGTATCAAGATTGCCAATCTTTTCAATAGCAAGTCTCAGGTAAGAAACCATTTGCTCAAGTTTAGGTCTCATGGGGTTGAGCTTGCTGGGTTGATTAGAGTTCCTTCGCCTCGCTGTGATATGTCTAAAAACTTTGGCCCTTTTGTTGCTATGTTAGAGGACGTGAGGAGCTATGCTCGGATACTGCAATTAGTCGTCATGGACGATTCGTTCAAAACAGTGTGTTTGGAGAATCCTGTTGCTCGAGAAGTTGCAGAGATGGTGCAAGATATTGGGTTCTGGAATAACGTGGAGGCTGTTCATTCGCTAGTAAAGCTGATCATGGAGATGGCTAAAGAAATTGAGGCTGAGAGGCCATTGATCGGGCAATGCCTTCCTCTCTGGGAGGCTTTGAgatcaaaaataaaagattggtGTGCAAAATTTAGCATTGCTGAGGAACCGGTTGAAAAGATAGTCGAGAGGCGGTACAAGAAAAATTATCACCCAGCATGGTCAGCTGCATTCGTACTTGATCCATTATACTTGATAAGAGATGTGAGCGGGAAATATCTTCCACCGTTTAAATGCTTGTCACATGAGCAAGAAAAGGACGTGGACAAACTCATAACACGGCTGGTCTCGAGGGAGGAAGCTCCTGTTGCATTGATGGAGCTTATGAAATGGAGATCTGAAGGGTTGGACCCACTCTATGCTCAGGCTGTTCAGGTGAAACAGCGGGATCCAGTGACAGGCAGAATGAAAGTCGCGAACCCTCAGAGCAGTAGACTTGTCTGGGAAACTTGCTTGAAAGAGTTTAAGTCACTGGGCAAAGTCGCTGTGAGGCTTCTCTTTCTTCACGCAACTTCGTGTGGGGTCAAGTGTAACTGGTCCTTCATGAGATGGATTTGCCTGCAAGGCCACTCCCGAGCTGGCCTGGACAGAGCTCAGAGGATGATCTTTATTGCAGCTCACGCAAAACTCGAGAGAGGTGACATTTATAGCGAAGAAGAGAAGGATGCAGAAGTGTTTGCAACGGCTAGCGGTGATGATGACATGCTCAATGAA GGAAATTATTCGAATACGAAGGCTTCTATAACAGTAACATTAGGATGGCTCCCtgttcataataagtaa
- the LOC115998417 gene encoding peptidyl-prolyl cis-trans isomerase FKBP53, with translation MAFWGVELKPGKPYTHRFNGDRGRLHVSQATLGTGSSNKKSIVQCVVGDKKPIYLCNLLPERLETCALNLEFEEEDEVTFSVKGHHHVHLSGFFLGESQDDDGDEYEFDPYEGGFVEGDSDEDDSIDYDFEGEDDEDDSDDDLDMYPHSPVPNSGVKIEEIVEDKKPADESDLSKRPKKKKNQPSKGHENSDKQIVVKSNNSVPVLESEDEDGFPISTSPKSNSDAVTNKLKSQENEDHETDQKVQKGKRKIDAVDQTSGSENAKQKKKNKKKMVPDREDADLDDKEHAPAAETENNEKPTNEVETEKKKKKKNKKKQDSGAAIDVQQSGGKEIKSPMAVEEKADIKPSQVRTYPNGLIIEELSMGKPDGKRASGGKKVSVRYIGKLKKNGKIFDSTVGKAPFKFRLGIGQVIKGWDVGVEGMRVGDKRRLTIPPAMGYGAKGAGGVIPPNAWLVFDVELVDVN, from the exons ATGGCGTTCTGGG GAGTTGAATTGAAACCAGGAAAGCCATACACTCATCGTTTCAACGGTGATAGAGGAAGGCTCCATGTTTCTCAG GCAACACTAGGCACCGGTTCATCTAACAAAAAGAGCATAGTTCAATGTGTCGTTGGGGACAAGAAACCAATTTATTTGTGCAATTTGTTGCCTGAAAGACTTGAGACTTGCGCTTTGAATCTTGAATTTGAAGAGGAGGATGAAGTTACATTCTCAGTTAAAGGCCATCACCATGTTCACCTCTCTGGTTTCTTTTTGGGTGAGAGTCAAGATGATGATGGAGATGAATATGAGTT TGATCCATATGAGGGTGGTTTTGTTGAGGGTGACAGCGATGAAGATGATTCTATTGATTATGattttgagggtgaagatgatgaagatgattcTGATGATGATCTTGATATGTACCCACATTCACCAGTCCCAAACAGTGGAG taaaaattgaggAAATTGTGGAGGATAAAAAACCTGCTGATGAGAGTGATTTGTCCAAGCGgccaaaaaagaagaaaaatcaacCTTCTAAAGGCCATGAAAACTCGGATAAACAGATAGTGGTCAAGAGCAATAACAGTGTTCCTGTATTGGagagtgaagatgaagatgggTTTCCAATATCTACTTCCCCTAAGAGCAACTCTGATGCAGTTACCAACAAATTGAAATCACAAGAAAATGAAGATCATGAAACAGATCAAAAAGTCcagaaaggaaaaagaaaaattgatgcTGTTGACCAAACCTCTGGATCTGAAAA TGCTaagcaaaagaagaaaaacaagaagaaaatggTGCCAGACAGAGAGGATGCTGATTTAGATGATAAAGAACATGCTCCAGCAGCTGAAACGGAAAATAATGAGAAGCCAACTAATGAAGT TGAGacagagaaaaagaagaagaaaaagaacaagaagaagcaAGATAGTGGAGCAGCCATTGACGTACAGCAGAGTGGTGGCAAAGAAATTAAATCCCCTATGGCTGTAGAGGAGAAAGCTGACATTAAGCCTTCACAAGTGAGAACCTATCCTAATGGATTGATCATAGAAGAGTTATCAATGGGTAAACCGGATGGTAAAAGAGCTTCAGGTGGAAAGAAG GTTAGCGTCCGCTACATTGGCAAACTGAAGAAGAATGGCAAAATTTTTGATTCAACTGTTGGCAAAGCACCCTTTAAATTCCGTTTAG GTATTGGTCAAGTTATAAAGGGATGGGATGTTGgtgtggagg GCATGCGTGTAGGAGATAAAAGAAGACTCACAATTCCTCCAGCTATGGG TTACGGGGCAAAAGGTGCTGGCGGGGTTATACCACCAAACGCATGGCTGGTTTTTGATGTTGAGTTAGTTGATGTAAACTGA
- the LOC115998490 gene encoding AT-hook motif nuclear-localized protein 1-like, whose product MFMEEQGINSSAATVKGDGGSESFQVGPRNENHSQLSGSPAAAAATTTAATPGSVAGASGGGEGKKKRGRPRKYGQDGSVAMALSPMPISASIPLTGDYAAWKHSTNRPTEPSKKKKKHKLELENPGDRMAYSLGGNFTPHVITVSAGEDISMKIISFAQQGSRAICVLAANGAISNVTLRQPNSSGGTLTYEGRFEILSLTGSFMPSDNGLTKSRSGGMSVSLSGPDGRVLGGGLAGMLVAAGPVQVVVGSFLPGHHLEQKPKKQRVQQTPVYNPIPSNPISDEKSDGAHSGQSPNLATSAATFHRDNLPSLNSMQGSRISAIDENNNICFSREDAPRDHQSPSKGEVSY is encoded by the exons ATGTTTATGGAGGAGCAAGGGATAAATAGTTCAGCTGCCACAGTGAAAGGTGATGGAGGCTCTGAGAGCTTCCAGGTGGGTCCCAGGAATGAAAATCACAGCCAGTTAAGTGGATCACCGGCGGCTGCCGCCGCCACCACCACGGCGGCAACGCCGGGGAGTGTGGCCGGAGCTtcaggaggaggagaagggaagaagaaaaggggAAGACCTAGAAAGTATGGACAAGATGGCTCAGTAGCCATGGCTTTATCACCAATGCCAATATCAGCTTCAATTCCTCTTACTGGAGATTATGCAGCTTGGAAACACAGCACAAATCGCCCCACTGAGCCctccaagaagaagaagaaacataaGCTTGAGCTTGAAAATCCAG GGGATCGGATGGCATACTCTCTTGGCGGGAATTTTACTCCTCACGTTATAACTGTTAGTGCTGGAGAG GATATTTCGATGAAAATCATTTCGTTTGCTCAACAAGGGTCGAGAGCTATTTGCGTGTTGGCTGCAAATGGTGCAATTTCGAATGTTACCCTTCGTCAGCCTAATTCTTCTGGTGGTACTTTAACATACGAG GGCCGGTttgaaattctctctctaacGGGATCGTTTATGCCTAGTGATAATGGGTTAACGAAAAGTAGGTCTGGTGGAATGAGTGTCTCTCTCTCAGGCCCCGATGGTCGAGTTCTCGGGGGAGGACTTGCAGGCATGTTAGTTGCAGCTGGGCCTGTCCAG GTCGTTGTTGGCAGCTTTCTTCCGGGCCACCATCTGGAGCAGAAACCGAAGAAACAGAGAGTTCAGCAGACGCCAGTTTACAACCCTATCCCATCCAACCCGATTTCTGATGAAAAAAGCGATGGAGCCCACAGTGGGCAAAGTCCAAATCTCGCGACTTCTGCTGCTACCTTTCACAGGGACAACCTGCCGTCTTTGAATTCCATGCAGGGGTCGAGAATATCTGCAATTGACGAAAACAATAATATCTGTTTCTCCCGGGAGGATGCGCCTAGAGACCACCAAAGCCCATCGAAAGGTGAGGTCTCGTACTGA